From Argopecten irradians isolate NY chromosome 2, Ai_NY, whole genome shotgun sequence, the proteins below share one genomic window:
- the LOC138315787 gene encoding uncharacterized protein, whose product MLAVVCLLTALSTSLAESQVTSYFDRPDHCKPICPCLMDGIYHDHGDEWTEKGKPCVTYKCENGFYQPIYQGCEYNNQCKDANSTWTEKCMTYRCSNFEVFNEYTLIEGGCEDREGDCHKVGDRVYLDCNVMECQIHITCFRFMPISKGCRAQNECKKLNSFWHDGCSMFQCIEKDEEPPNFYLMTDEFMYWPSGNYSLLETIGGCPVDVKEEWKTGSRFHMGDGKNYVSTPFQLRGNYTEKYFEHRFCSHVGVIDDTLIPRYQTYWDPGRYCIMRLNDKCPNGFKQGYVEMDDLNGYESLSYVKGVVPDGEYKKNTGFYFCCRSDGDIDVPIVLPKEKPFALFMADKADDCQTVRGMSYKKQFFVFDDENVGVRRKKEGAIPEIKDCDNNTMIYFCFYTPLDCGCKDNDGNFIKVGDSLQTGCVTYECREEQNIEFLDVREGGCSVGDICRKENETWIETQGEKCDQKICQRELDERGQTIFVVKSIKIGCQDEEICRDIGYRKSRGCYVTECKLHPTTYMPYFHLQRAGCSDGNGGCIPLGTTYTKNCITYRCRRQPSRCGNEFVSGACNYYGECKTPFTAFKGRGCNILQCVMERNGTSIRLYMKNLVSMCNYNNKCYKIGETVLEGCFLRKCMPGVNGFACHMGLAKGACRMTDGTCLNVGDTYQDRRKCVSYYCAQEQRGSSHVFAMKIKKMGCIYRGLCVDEGSYHNMSCSEYVCTVKRLPDNRYTARLEPFKRACKDFKGNCIVLGESIEENCMTYKCDDNNPSRTPVLKFMSRKCKSSDGVCRSVGTEWNDDSRCMIAKCEAYKMPSGQSSLRIAPSSMGCMYQGVCRQANEEWSAGNCLTRTCLVSSSNGRYSRSIRTKPAGCRDPQSGVCRKPGSEWQHVFRNGCAMLVCVTCERGGYKPSVARYLCKDVNGKCRQIGEKGFTVKYRNKYYRGCECKANGIHARVSCGGKK is encoded by the exons GTTGTGAATATAATAACCAATGTAAGGACGCTAACTCTACCTGGACAGAGAAGTGCATGACCTACAGGTGTTCTAACTTTGAAGTCTTCAACGAATACACACTCATAGAAGGAG GATGCGAGGACCGAGAGGGAGACTGCCATAAAGTTGGAGATCGTGTTTATCTCGACTGTAACGTGATGGAATGTCAGATACATATCACCTGTTTCCGATTCATGCCTATCAGTAAAG GTTGTCGCGCACAGAATGAGTGCAAAAAGTTGAACTCTTTTTGGCATGATGGCTGTTCGATGTTTCAGTGTATAGAGAAGGATGAAGAACCGCCCAACTTCTACCTGATGACTGAtg AGTTTATGTACTGGCCTAGTGGAAACTACAGCTTACTTGAGACTATTGGAGGGTGTCCAGTAGATGTCAAGGAAGAATGGAAAACAGGCTCACGGTTCCATATGGGTGATGGAAAGAACTATGTCTCCACTCCATTCCAGCTCCGTGGGAATTACACCGAAAAGTATTTCGAGCACAGGTTTTGTTCTCATGTTGGTGTGATTGATGATACTCTGATTCCAAGGTACCAGACTTACTGGGATCCCGGACGCTATTGTATTATGCGGTTAAACGACAAATGTCCAAACG GATTTAAGCAGGGATATGTAGAAATGGACGATTTGAATGGATATGAATCACTAAGTTATGTCAAAGGAGTCGTTCCAGATGGCGAATACAAAAAGAACACAGGGTTCTACTTCTGTTGCAGATCGGATGGTGATATCGATGTCCCTATTGTATTACCGAAGGAGAAGCCTTTCGCTCTGTTTATGGCTGATAAGGCTGACGACTGTCAAACCGTGAGAG GAATGTCTTACAAAAAGCAATTTTTCGTCTTTGATGACGAGAATGTCGGGGTCCGAAGAAAGAAGGAAGGCGCTATACCGGAAATCAAAGACTGTGACAATAACACTATGATTTATTTCTGCTTCTACACACCGCTAGACTGTG GCTGCAAAGATAATGATGGAAACTTTATCAAGGTTGGAGACTCTTTACAAACTGGCTGTGTGACTTATGAGTGTAGAGAAGAGCAGAACATTGAATTCTTGGATGTTCGGGAAGGCG GTTGCAGTGTCGGGGACATTTGTAGGAAAGAAAACGAAACATGGATTGAAACCCAAGGAGAAAAATGTGACCAGAAAATATGTCAGAGGGAACTGGATGAAAGAGGCCAGACTATCTTTGTggtaaaatcaatcaaaatcg GGTGTCAGGACGAGGAAATTTGCCGAGACATTGGATACAGAAAATCACGTGGTTGTTACGTCACTGAATGTAAACTGCATCCCACGACATACATGCCGTATTTCCACTTACAGAGGGCAG GATGCAGTGATGGGAATGGAGGATGCATTCCACTTGGGACGACCTACACCAAAAACTGTATCACCTACAGATGTCGTAGACAGCCCAGTAGATGTGGCAACGAATTTGTATCGGGAG CTTGTAACTATTATGGAGAATGCAAAACCCCATTCACTGCGTTCAAAGGACGTGGCTGTAACATACTTCAATGTGTTATGGAAAGAAACGGCACATCTATCAGATTGTATATGAAGAATCTTGTATCCA TGTGTAACTACAACAAcaaatgttataagataggcgAGACAGTTCTAGAAGGCTGCTTCCTGCGGAAATGTATGCCCGGCGTCAATGGATTCGCCTGTCACATGGGTCTCGCCAAAGGAG CGTGTAGGATGACTGATGGTACTTGCTTAAATGTGGGAGACACGTACCAGGATAGACGAAAATGTGTTTCATATTACTGCGCACAGGAACAACGAGGCTCAAGTCACGTGTTCGCTATGAAGATTAAAAAAATGG GTTGTATTTACCGCGGACTTTGTGTAGATGAAGGCAGTTATCACAAtatgtcatgttcagagtatgTTTGCACCGTAAAGAGGTTGCCAGATAACAGGTATACTGCTCGTCTGGAGCCGTTCAAACGTG CGTGCAAAGACTTTAAAGGAAATTGTATAGTCTTAGGGGAATCGATCGAGGAGAACTGTATGACGTACAAATGTGATGATAATAATCCATCCCGTACACCGGTATTGAAGTTTATGTCTCGAA AATGTAAAAGTAGCGACGGTGTGTGTAGGTCTGTTGGAACTGAATGGAACGACGACTCGAGATGTATGATAGCTAAATGTGAAGCCTACAAAATGCCTAGTGGACAATCTAGTCTACGAATTGCTCCATCATCAATGG GATGTATGTACCAAGGTGTCTGTAGACAAGCGAATGAGGAATGGTCCGCGGGAAACTGTCTCACTAGGACATGTCTGGTATCTTCCTCAAATGGGCGGTACTCTAGGTCTATACGGACAAAACCAGCTG GCTGCAGGGACCCACAAAGCGGTGTATGTAGGAAGCCGGGATCCGAATGGCAGCATGTCTTTCGGAATGGATGTGCTATGTTAGTGTGTGTCACCTGTGAAAGGGGCGGATATAAACCCAGCGTCGCCCGATACT TATGTAAGGATGTCAATGGAAAATGTCGTCAAATAGGAGAGAAAGGGTTCACAGTCAAGTACAGGAACAAATACTACCGTGGATGTGAATGTAAAGCTAATGGAATACATGCTAGAGTTTCTTGTGGCgggaaaaagtaa